The Diaphorobacter ruginosibacter genome contains a region encoding:
- a CDS encoding amidase, translated as MHELSATQIAAGCHDGTLDPGEVAAAFLRRIAELNPGLNAVVGTTPARLTSDIEALRERLRRGERPPLAGVPVLVKDVIWVEGQNVTQGSMLFRDFVAPEDAPAVARLRRAGALIIGMANSSEFACKGLTTNKVYGLTRHPADLSLTPGGSSGGCASAVAARLAPLALGTDGGGSSRRPPAHVGAVGFKPSQGAIADPVGFPHAFNGIQVLAPIARNVADTELMFEQLAGPDVRDPQSIPLSADPPREAAGLRIAFSPRFGLDVPVDADVEACIARSIDMLRGAGLNIMDADPVWPEGANEDTLMPLQHVGLANLFGQEWRRDPTQFDPDIEKQIARGMQWSGADVARAREAGYRIALTLGEFLSRHDLLICPTTPCVAWSADRLGPETIGGVTVQPRGHAVFTPFVNHAMAPAISIPCGTGRAGLPVGMQVIAARGRDRQLLAAAREIEAILAASAGRSVQPT; from the coding sequence ATGCATGAGCTTTCCGCAACCCAGATTGCCGCTGGCTGCCATGACGGCACGCTCGACCCGGGCGAAGTCGCCGCAGCCTTCCTGCGCCGGATCGCGGAGCTCAACCCCGGTCTGAACGCCGTCGTCGGCACCACGCCCGCGCGCCTGACATCGGACATCGAGGCTCTGCGTGAACGCCTTCGCCGGGGTGAGCGCCCTCCCCTGGCCGGGGTGCCCGTGCTGGTCAAGGACGTGATCTGGGTCGAGGGACAGAACGTCACCCAGGGGTCGATGCTGTTCCGCGACTTTGTGGCCCCGGAGGATGCACCCGCCGTTGCGCGGTTGCGCCGGGCCGGCGCGTTGATCATCGGCATGGCCAATTCGTCCGAGTTCGCCTGCAAGGGGTTGACCACCAACAAGGTCTACGGCCTGACCCGGCATCCGGCCGATCTGTCGCTCACGCCCGGAGGCTCGTCGGGCGGCTGCGCATCCGCCGTGGCGGCGCGGCTTGCGCCTCTGGCGCTGGGCACCGATGGCGGCGGCTCAAGCCGCAGGCCGCCAGCCCATGTGGGCGCGGTCGGGTTCAAGCCGTCGCAAGGCGCCATCGCGGATCCGGTGGGCTTCCCGCATGCCTTCAACGGCATCCAGGTGCTGGCCCCCATTGCCCGCAACGTGGCGGATACGGAGCTGATGTTCGAGCAACTGGCCGGCCCCGATGTCCGCGACCCACAGTCCATTCCTCTGTCCGCTGACCCGCCGCGCGAGGCAGCGGGACTGCGCATTGCATTCAGTCCGCGTTTCGGGCTGGATGTTCCCGTGGACGCGGATGTCGAGGCCTGCATTGCCCGGTCGATCGACATGCTGCGTGGCGCCGGGCTGAACATCATGGATGCCGACCCGGTCTGGCCCGAAGGCGCCAACGAAGACACACTCATGCCATTGCAGCATGTGGGCCTTGCCAATCTCTTCGGACAGGAGTGGCGGCGCGATCCCACGCAGTTTGATCCCGACATCGAAAAGCAGATAGCACGCGGCATGCAATGGAGCGGCGCGGATGTCGCCCGCGCCCGGGAGGCCGGCTACCGCATCGCCCTCACCCTCGGCGAGTTCCTTTCGCGCCACGACCTGCTCATCTGTCCCACCACACCCTGCGTTGCCTGGAGCGCCGATCGCCTGGGCCCCGAGACCATCGGGGGCGTCACCGTACAACCCCGGGGACATGCGGTCTTCACGCCCTTCGTCAATCACGCCATGGCGCCTGCCATCTCGATTCCCTGCGGAACGGGCCGAGCAGGCCTGCCCGTGGGCATGCAGGTGATCGCCGCCCGTGGCCGCGACAGGCAGCTGCTGGCCGCCGCCAGGGAGATAGAAGCCATCCTCGCCGCCAGCGCGGGGCGTTCCGTTCA
- the sigJ gene encoding RNA polymerase sigma factor SigJ, which produces MIQKNSFSPDERARRYDAEHARRLRALAYRMLGSRAEAEDIVQDTWLRWVEVDESAIDDPGAYLSRLATNLCLDKLGSAAARREQYVGTWLPEPLLEDEVLFGWAPSPERQAEFAQDVSVAFMLALERLSPLERAAFLLHDVFDLEYDEIGRHLDRHTDACRQLVSRARRNVKADYARREVAEEERQRLATAFAEAIRTQDVNALAQILAEDAVMLADGGGKVSAITRPLRGNVGIAKALIGWARLDGNSGWRIVPTVVNGLPGCLILDDRHHGALVQTIALAPAADAGGCIGALYIQRNPDKLVGVVQKLAAKD; this is translated from the coding sequence ATGATCCAGAAAAATTCCTTCTCACCCGACGAACGCGCACGCCGTTATGACGCCGAACACGCGCGCAGGCTGCGGGCGCTGGCGTATCGCATGCTCGGTTCGCGTGCTGAGGCCGAGGACATCGTTCAGGACACGTGGCTGCGCTGGGTCGAGGTGGATGAAAGCGCCATTGATGACCCGGGCGCCTACCTGTCACGTCTCGCGACCAATCTGTGCCTTGACAAACTGGGATCGGCGGCGGCTCGACGCGAGCAGTATGTCGGCACCTGGCTGCCCGAGCCTCTGCTGGAGGATGAGGTCCTGTTTGGCTGGGCGCCAAGTCCCGAACGGCAGGCGGAGTTCGCTCAGGACGTATCGGTGGCCTTCATGTTGGCATTGGAACGCCTGTCACCCCTGGAGCGTGCAGCCTTCCTGTTGCACGACGTGTTCGATCTGGAGTACGACGAGATCGGCCGCCATCTCGACCGCCATACCGATGCCTGCCGCCAGCTGGTCAGCCGCGCGCGCCGCAACGTCAAGGCCGACTATGCACGCCGCGAGGTCGCCGAAGAGGAGCGTCAACGCCTGGCTACCGCCTTTGCGGAAGCCATACGCACCCAGGACGTCAATGCATTGGCGCAGATACTGGCCGAGGATGCGGTGATGCTGGCCGATGGCGGCGGCAAGGTCAGCGCCATCACCAGACCGCTGCGCGGCAATGTCGGCATTGCCAAGGCCCTGATCGGCTGGGCACGGCTGGACGGCAATAGTGGCTGGCGCATTGTTCCGACCGTGGTCAATGGCCTGCCCGGCTGTCTGATCTTGGATGATCGCCATCACGGCGCACTGGTGCAGACCATCGCCCTGGCCCCTGCCGCCGATGCAGGAGGATGTATCGGCGCACTCTACATACAGCGCAACCCGGACAAGCTGGTCGGGGTCGTGCAGAAGCTGGCGGCGAAAGACTAG
- the hydA gene encoding dihydropyrimidinase produces the protein MQPSYDVVIRHGLVATACETMETDIGIRGGQVVALGKGLEAGRTEIDASGKLVLPGGVDAHCHFDQPMGEEGLKMADDFLSGTRSAACGGTTTVIPFAAQIQGESMRAAVEDYHRRAEGKALVDYAFHMIVTDPTATVLNEELPSLIAQGYTSFKIYMTYDDMKLNDRQILQCLAVARKHGALAMVHAENTDCIAWLTEVLESAGHTEPRYHAQARPMVAEREATHRAIALSELVDVPILIVHVSGREAIDQIRWAHGHGLRIYAETCPQYLFLTASHLDGGYEGAKCICSPPPRDKANQRIVWDGLSDGLFTIVSSDHAPFRYEGTDGKKPGGKEVEFQYIPNGIPGVETRLPLLFSEGVRTGRISLNQFVALTSTNPAKLYGLNPRKGTIAIGSDADIAIWDPEKQVTITNSMLHHNVDYTPYEGMQVTGWPVTTLVRGQIVWDSGQVVGTAGYGQFLPCGKPDMARPKVSDTAAAGHYVGNLPTALSKLARSAHA, from the coding sequence ATGCAGCCTTCTTATGACGTCGTAATTCGCCACGGCCTGGTCGCCACCGCCTGCGAGACCATGGAGACGGATATCGGCATCCGCGGCGGACAAGTGGTGGCACTCGGCAAGGGCCTGGAGGCCGGGCGGACGGAGATTGACGCCAGCGGCAAGCTGGTGCTGCCGGGTGGCGTGGATGCGCACTGCCACTTTGACCAGCCAATGGGCGAAGAAGGGCTGAAGATGGCGGATGACTTCCTGTCCGGTACGCGTTCGGCTGCATGCGGGGGCACCACCACCGTCATCCCCTTTGCCGCCCAGATCCAGGGGGAATCGATGCGTGCCGCGGTGGAGGACTACCACCGGCGTGCCGAGGGCAAGGCGCTGGTGGACTATGCCTTCCATATGATCGTCACCGACCCCACGGCCACGGTCCTGAACGAGGAACTGCCGAGCCTGATCGCGCAGGGCTATACCTCGTTCAAGATCTACATGACCTATGACGACATGAAGCTCAATGACCGCCAGATCCTCCAGTGCCTGGCCGTCGCTCGCAAACATGGCGCGCTGGCGATGGTGCATGCGGAAAATACCGACTGCATTGCCTGGCTGACCGAGGTGCTCGAGTCGGCCGGCCATACCGAGCCCAGGTACCACGCACAGGCGCGGCCCATGGTCGCCGAACGCGAGGCGACGCACCGGGCCATTGCGCTGTCCGAGCTGGTCGACGTGCCCATCCTGATCGTCCATGTCTCGGGACGCGAGGCCATCGACCAGATTCGCTGGGCCCACGGACACGGGCTGCGCATCTACGCCGAAACCTGCCCGCAATACCTGTTCCTCACCGCGTCGCACCTGGACGGGGGTTACGAGGGCGCCAAGTGCATCTGCAGCCCTCCGCCACGCGACAAGGCCAATCAACGCATCGTGTGGGATGGCTTGTCGGACGGCCTGTTCACCATCGTGTCGTCCGACCATGCGCCGTTCCGGTACGAAGGCACGGACGGCAAGAAGCCCGGGGGCAAGGAGGTGGAGTTCCAGTACATTCCCAATGGCATCCCGGGCGTCGAAACCCGCCTGCCCCTGCTGTTCTCGGAAGGCGTGCGCACCGGCCGTATTTCACTGAACCAGTTCGTCGCGCTGACGTCCACCAATCCAGCCAAGCTTTACGGGCTGAACCCGCGCAAGGGCACCATCGCCATCGGTTCGGATGCGGACATTGCGATCTGGGATCCCGAAAAGCAGGTCACGATCACCAACAGCATGCTGCACCACAACGTGGACTACACACCCTACGAGGGCATGCAGGTCACGGGCTGGCCGGTGACGACGCTGGTGCGCGGCCAGATCGTCTGGGACAGCGGCCAGGTCGTGGGCACCGCTGGATATGGGCAGTTCCTGCCCTGCGGCAAGCCCGACATGGCACGCCCGAAGGTGTCCGACACAGCCGCCGCCGGCCACTATGTCGGCAATCTCCCCACCGCGCTGAGCAAGCTGGCGAGGTCTGCCCATGCATGA